The Trichoderma breve strain T069 chromosome 2, whole genome shotgun sequence DNA segment TCTCCACCAATATTTCCAAGGTGACCACTCCTGGAGGTAAACTGATGAACCCCAAGAAGGTCATGCTTCACAAGGAGGATAGAGATATGATCATGCAAAACGACGTGGACCCGAACAAGCTCTATCGCATGGACATTGAGTATGGCAAGGTCGTCGATGAGTGGAATGTCCATGATGACATACCTGTCACAACATTTGCTCCGGAGAACAAGTTTGCGCAGATGACCGGAGAACAGACGTTCTTGGGTATCTCTCACAATGCCCTTTTCCGAGTCGACCCTCGCCAAGCGGACAACAAGATTGTCGAATCAGAACTGAAGCAGTATGTATCGAAGAACGATTTCTCTTCTATTGCTACTACTGGGAAGGGTTACATCGCTGTGGCAAGCAACAAGGGTGATATTCGCCTGTTTGACCGTCTCGGAATCCGAGCCAAGACGCAACTTCCTGCCCTTGGTGATCCTATTACTGGCATGGACGTTTCGGCTGACGGCAGATGGATCTTGGGAACTACCAAGAACtacatcctcctcgtcgacgcCCAACAGCATGGTGGAAAGAATGAGGGAAAGCTTGGTTTCGAAAAGCCATTCGCCGCCGACTCGAAGCCCCGCCCTCGTCGTCTGGCTCTTTCACCGGAGCACGTTGCTCAGTTTTACCACGAAACTGGCCAGCCCGTGTCTTTCACACCTGCCAAATTCAACACTGGTGAGGGTGCAGAGGAGACGAGTATCATTACCGCCTCTGGACCGTATATCATCGAGTGGAACCTCAAGCGGGTCATCCGTGGCCAGAAGACGCCATACAAGATTAAGCGATACGAAGAGAAGGTTATGGCTGACGACTTCAAGTTTGGCTCCGACAAGAATGTCATTGTTGCTCTGCCCAACGAAGTCAACATGGTTGCCAAACAAAGCCTCAAGATGCCTACCCGAGAAAGCATTATCGGTGACGTCCGACTGCTTGGTAGTGGACGGAGGTCTTCGGGACGAATTGGCAACGCTAAGAGCGGCCAGTATAAGCTCGGAAGAGATGACATTGTGGAGTCACCTTATTAGAGCGTTGGCGTATATACCAAGACTTTGATCATATTCAAAGTATATGAGGTGGAATATGGAAGGGATGAGAGGTAGAAAAGGGATAAGATGAGATGACATGATATGATGATGGGATACCATAAGTTGCTTTACATAACGCGGTTAGGATGGGAGAAGGAGTTTCCTGGGCTCATGATGCTTTTCACGTTTATTATATTCCCGCTTAGATACCTGTGTGTCTGCGTAGTGCATTTTTGACCGACGAGTAATGCCAAGGACGTTTACCCCGAATTTTGTCAATATTGGCTGCGGATGCACATGTGATGATGCCAGGGATACTAGATAGCCTCAATACAAACATGTTTCTTCATAAGATATAGGAAAacactggaagaagaggaaattaATCATTTTTCAATAACTCATACATACATAATTTTTTATTCGCTAACCCAGCgtaaacaaagaaaaaagaaccaaCCATCCCTCGGGCTACCATAACACAATAATTAGAAGAGAAAGCATCCCCCCGCGGACGAAATATAGCAATACCAGCTATTAACCTATTCAGACGATTCTGGCTATTCGGAAGGAGGCTGCTCGGTGCCTGTTACAAGCTCCTTGGCATCCTGGGCCACCTGCTTTACCTGTTGACCAAGACCAACGACGGCGCCGGCAACATTTCGTAGTGTCTTTGTCTGCGCATTTTCCGAACTGAGGCGAGTCATCTCCGCCACGAAGCTGGCTCCCCACCAGGCACTCGTGTACTTGAACACGTAGCGTTCGAGCTTACGGTAGTTGGCCTCCCGCTGTTCGGGGCTCATCGTAACGGCGTCGTGAATAGCGTTGGCGAGTTCTTCAGTGTTCCAGGGGTTGACGATGAGGCTTCCGTTAAGAGATTGAGCGGCACCCGTAAACTCACTGAGAATCATGACGCCATGGTTTTCGCGCTGAGTGGCGATATATTCGTATGACACAAGGTTCATGCCGTCACGCGTAGATGAGACCAAGCACACATCTGAGACGGCATATAGAGCTGTGAGCTCCTCAAAGGAAACAGACTGATGGAGGAAGTGGATGGGCATGAACTCGATGGTGCCAAACTTGCCATTGATACGGCCGACGAGTTCGTTGACAACGGCCCGGAGGTTCTGGTATTCCTCCACATCTTGCCGGGATGGAACGGCGACCTGGACAAGAACAATTTTGCCGATCCACTCGGGGTGCTCTGTCAAGAAAACCTCGAGAGCGTGCAGCTTCTGGGGCACACCCTTGATGTAATCGAGACGATCGACACCAACAATCAATTTTACGCCCTCAAACTTGCGGCTGAGGGTGGCAATACGCTCTTGGACCTTGGGTCTCTGGAGGCCTTCGACAAACTTCTCCGGGTCGATGCCAATAGGGAAAGCACCGACTGTAACAAAGCGGCCATTCCAATCAACACCATTGGGGGTGGTAGGGGTATCAAGAATTCgggagcagctgctgaggaaaTGGCGAGCATAGTCGTATGTGTGGAAGCCAATGAGATCGCAGTCAAGGAGACCGGTGAGAAGGGCCTCTCGCACGGGCAGAATGCGATAAATCTCGCTGCTGGGGAAAGGAGTGTGCAGGAAGAAGCCGATCTTGACATCCTTCTTGGTGTCACCGATCTCCTCTCGCAGCATTTGAGGCAGGAGCATCAAGTGGTAGTCGTGGACCCAGATAAGATCGCCGTCTTGTACGTCCTTGATAACGGTCCTCGCGAAGAGGCGGTTGACTTCCTGGTACGCAGCCCATGCGGACTCGTCAAAAGTAATTTCGCCCGGGTGGTAGTGGAAGAGTGGCCACAGGATCGAATCTAAGCAGAGAAGATATATATGTCAGCATCGCTATGAACGCTTAGGATAGGGAATTGAGCGGAACCCACTGGCAAAGCCATTGTAATGTCTGTCTGCTAATTCGtcgtcgatgaagacgggaTGAGCGCCGTATTCGTCCTTGAGGCGCTTCTTCATGCCTTCGACTTCGTTCTCGGGGACTTCGAGACCCGGCCATCCATACCACTGAAAACTGGTGGTTTTGCTCAGGCCGCTGAGACCAGTGACCAGCCCACCGGAGGACATGGAAAAGCTGTAGCTTCCATCGTCGGAGCgcttgatggtgatgggaagACGGTttgagaggagaaggagacggCCTGGGTTAACACCCTCTCCGCCTgatccaacagcagcaggcatGGTGTTGATTTATCTGTCGAAGCTCTTAATCGTAGCTCGTCGGTCGAGATCCAGCTACTTGATCAGCTGGAGGAAAGGATTCGAAGTGAGGCTATTCGGTACGACGACAGTGGCTGCGACTAAGCGATTGGCTAGGGCAGGCGTGGCAACTGATCGATGGTTCGGGATGACGTTGATTTGAGTCGTAGCTCGGGACTGAGCTCAGGTAAAAAAAGCTTCGGGAGGCGCACGGCCAGGCGTCCTTTGGGGAGAATAGTCGCTATCGCGTGAAGGCACTCGCAACCATCCGGCGCTTGGCAGGGCAGACGAGTGAATTTGCCACGATCCTACGCTTGGGAGCAGAAGACGGAGGGGAATCTAGTTGCGCGTATGGCTGTGTTAAAGCTTATGTCGCATCAATCCATTCTTATATAAAGCTTCGAGGAGGGGCAGCGCGGCACAGGCTTTGCCTTTAGcagggagggggaggggcagcttTGGGGCCCTTGTTAGCGGCCATTGCCCGTATTTAGCACAGCTAGAGGCCTAAAAGCAGGTTGCATTACAGCTACCTGACGCAGTCACACATACCAAGCACAGCGAGATTGGTATTGTTTGCAACCGTGATGAGGgatattcttttcttttgtctacTTAGGGATCAATGCTGGTACTATGACAAAGTCCTGCAAGGACCGGAGAGAAGCTTGTGCTCGTCAGCTGGAACATGGCCATCTTTGCGCATGTGAGAGTTCGGAGCAAACAGTCCGTTTTGCCATGTTGGGGCTCAGCGATCATCGATCCACGATCGAGGCGGGAAAAATAAGGTAATATTAAGACAGGCGATAGCCACTTAGGTATTATGCAACGTCGACTTAACTCTGATGCTGACGCTATACAAATTTGAAGTAATTGATAATACTACAGCATCTATTGACGTCAACCTACGGGGCTGGCAGAACAGCCCGGAAAATTCTACCGTAGCCCAGGTAACGTGTAAGATGGGGTGCGCCAAATTCAGTTCCTGAGGGCGCTGGCCAATGACTGGTAGCAGCATGGCCATGCATGACATTGGCCTGCGCAAATACTTTGACGGGGTTATTCAACCGGGCCGAAGAAGATTGATCTTGGGTGGCATCCAAGTAGTGCCGATGTGAGAGACGGCGAGATAAAGGCTTCGCTTGAATTTCAAATCCGTGTTTGCATGGGATTGTTCTGATTCCTTTGCCTCTTGAGATGGCCTACTTGGATGCTTCTATGTGGTACAAACCAGCCACATGATGCTCTCTGCCGGATAATTGCGTGAGACATTTACTGCTCCCTCTTTCTTGCCTGAGATTAGGTAGGTAGACAGAGTGCTGCCGTATGTGCTGTCTGTTATACTCGAGCTATAGCGAAATAAAGGCCAGAGGCTCAAGGGGATAGGTATTCGATCCAAGCTTGCAAAGGTAAGAGGAAGCAGCTGAGACTCTATACTGCTTTAGCTACTACCTAATCTGTAGGTACTGGATACCTTGAAACTTGGGTTTGGTATGGATGTTCGCCACATAATAGCATAGACGTACGGAGTAACAAGTACTCATGCCTAGAGGTGTCCACTCTTCTATGCGCTTGCAAAACTTTAGACGCATGGGCGGACGCGCGACCCGTTCAACTTTTGTTATCGATAAGCGTCTTCCCTGTGGCAAggacctttttttccttttgatGCCAATCgcggcgacgacgagcttCATCACCCTCGCGCCTTGGGGGAGCCGCGCATCGCCATGGAATCGTCGCAAGATTTCAATTCTCTCCAGGAGGAGATCCAAAAGTCTCTCATCTCGACCATCAAGTCGGCCAaccgcatcgcatcgcatgACCTGAGCTTCCAGCGCACCGTCAATCCAGATGTTGCCGAAGAGCTCGACGATAAGACATCGCGCATTCTCGATCTCTCGACGCGGCTTCTGAACTCGGCGGCTCGAGCCTGTGGGCTGAAGCCGCCAAAGCTGGAAGACCCTGAAGATGTGGACATGAATTGGCGCAAGGTGGTGGATGTGGTGGACTCTGTTCTGGAAAAGGCAGATCGGGCTATCGATGAGTATACGGGACTGGTCaaacagagagagaatggagaTTCAGATTCCGTGAGTCCGCTACAAATAGACCTTGTGGAATACAGCTCTAACATTTTCATCGCCAAACAAGAActcaaagccaaagcaaacCAAGTCGACCAGTAAAGTCATCCGCAACGCCAACGTGAAGAAGCCACAGCTGGACTTTGAAATCAAACCGAATAATTTTCCGGATGGGCCATGGAAGCCCCTGTTGACGGAGAAACCGCACTCAGAGGTATCTCTAGATGACAGTCTTGTCACCTTTGTCGGGGACAATGGAGCGCCTCAGTATGTTTgcatcaacatcattcaGCGCATATCGCTCTCCTCACTAACGACTCTCCCTTTTACTCTAGGTTTAAACACCCATATGAACCAGAAATATCGAGTATGCAGTACCCCGATCGAGTATTCCAGATCCTGGACCCGATACCGCCTCAACCAGTCGAGTCCACCGCAGCCACGTGGGTAGATACGTACGAGGGTGTTGTCGAGATGCTCCAGGAGttgaaagaagcaaaagaaatcGCCGTTGATTTAGAGCATCACGATTTTAGGACATACGTTGGGCTCGTCTCCTTGTTGCAGATTAGCACTAGGGAAAAGGACTGGATTGTTGATACGTTGAAACCTTGGCGGCATAAGCTTCAAGTTCTCAACGAGGTCTTCGCTGATCCTACCATCGTCAAAGTAAGAATTTTCTCCACTATTTATTCTAGTTGTCACTAATCATCTCTATTAGGTCTTTCACGGTGCATATATGGACATGGTTTGGCTTCAGCGAGATCTTGGGCTC contains these protein-coding regions:
- a CDS encoding glycosyltransferase family 20 domain-containing protein, giving the protein MPAAVGSGGEGVNPGRLLLLSNRLPITIKRSDDGSYSFSMSSGGLVTGLSGLSKTTSFQWYGWPGLEVPENEVEGMKKRLKDEYGAHPVFIDDELADRHYNGFANSILWPLFHYHPGEITFDESAWAAYQEVNRLFARTVIKDVQDGDLIWVHDYHLMLLPQMLREEIGDTKKDVKIGFFLHTPFPSSEIYRILPVREALLTGLLDCDLIGFHTYDYARHFLSSCSRILDTPTTPNGVDWNGRFVTVGAFPIGIDPEKFVEGLQRPKVQERIATLSRKFEGVKLIVGVDRLDYIKGVPQKLHALEVFLTEHPEWIGKIVLVQVAVPSRQDVEEYQNLRAVVNELVGRINGKFGTIEFMPIHFLHQSVSFEELTALYAVSDVCLVSSTRDGMNLVSYEYIATQRENHGVMILSEFTGAAQSLNGSLIVNPWNTEELANAIHDAVTMSPEQREANYRKLERYVFKYTSAWWGASFVAEMTRLSSENAQTKTLRNVAGAVVGLGQQVKQVAQDAKELVTGTEQPPSE